A single Microbaculum marinisediminis DNA region contains:
- the argE gene encoding acetylornithine deacetylase yields MISRLVAFDTTSENSNLELIAFVRDYLASHGVESTLVPSEEGDKASLFATIGPKDAAGVALSGHTDCVPVTGQPWSTDPFAVVEKDGRLYGRGTCDMKGFVAIALAMVPAFLEKPLRTPIHLALSYDEETACTGVRPMIAELGERLPMPRACIVGEPTRMGVVDAHKTITDYVTVVTGHEAHSSLIDKGANAILAAGELLCELARMRDDMIAMGDPTGRFTPAYTTVHTGLISGGTAHNIVPLKCRFEWEVRSLPGFDPDTLKHRLQTFGEQHVLPKLRAIAPTTNIETTTTVDVIGLAPDPGSPAETLAMRLAGSNKTQTVSYATEAGLFQERGVPSIVCGPGDIAQAHQPDEYIEVTQVEACVGFMQRLAEAARAGI; encoded by the coding sequence ATGATTTCGCGTCTCGTCGCCTTCGATACGACGAGTGAGAACTCCAATCTGGAGCTCATCGCCTTTGTTCGCGACTATCTCGCCAGCCATGGCGTCGAGTCGACGCTGGTGCCCAGCGAGGAGGGCGACAAGGCAAGCCTGTTCGCCACCATCGGCCCGAAGGATGCCGCCGGCGTGGCCCTGTCCGGCCACACCGACTGCGTGCCCGTGACCGGCCAGCCGTGGTCGACCGATCCGTTCGCCGTGGTCGAGAAGGACGGCCGCCTCTACGGGCGCGGCACCTGCGACATGAAGGGCTTCGTGGCGATCGCGCTGGCCATGGTGCCGGCGTTCCTGGAAAAGCCGCTCAGGACCCCGATCCATCTCGCTTTGTCCTACGACGAGGAAACGGCGTGTACCGGCGTCAGGCCTATGATCGCGGAGCTCGGCGAGCGCCTGCCGATGCCGCGCGCCTGCATCGTCGGCGAGCCGACCCGCATGGGCGTGGTCGACGCCCACAAGACGATCACCGACTACGTCACCGTCGTTACCGGTCACGAGGCGCATTCCTCGCTGATTGACAAGGGCGCCAACGCGATCCTCGCTGCCGGCGAACTGCTGTGCGAACTCGCCCGCATGCGCGACGACATGATCGCCATGGGCGATCCGACCGGCCGCTTCACCCCGGCCTACACGACGGTCCACACCGGCCTCATCAGCGGCGGCACGGCGCACAACATCGTGCCGCTCAAGTGCCGTTTCGAATGGGAAGTACGCTCGCTGCCGGGCTTCGATCCGGACACGCTCAAGCACCGCCTGCAGACATTCGGCGAGCAGCACGTTCTGCCGAAGCTGCGCGCGATCGCACCGACCACCAATATCGAGACGACGACGACGGTCGACGTCATCGGCCTCGCGCCCGATCCCGGCTCCCCCGCCGAGACGCTGGCCATGCGGCTCGCCGGCAGCAACAAGACGCAGACCGTCTCGTATGCGACCGAGGCCGGGCTGTTCCAGGAACGCGGGGTCCCGAGTATCGTCTGCGGCCCCGGCGATATCGCCCAGGCGCATCAGCCCGACGAGTATATCGAGGTCACGCAGGTCGAGGCCTGCGTCGGCTTCATGCAGCGTCTGGCGGAGGCGGCCCGCGCCGGTATCTAG